AGCACGGTGTGATGGGCCAGCTCGGGCGTGCGCCCACGGACCGCAAGCAGCAGCACGAACCCCGACAGCGACGGCGTCGCGCGGGCCAGCCGGCGCCGGGCCGAGGCCGCCACCGTGCGCTGCACCAGGTCGCCGTAGAGATGCGTCGCGTCGGCGTCCGACACGACGACGTCGGCCGCGATCCGCTGGCCGTCGGCCAGCTCGACTCCCGCGGCCCGGCCGCCCTCGACCAGCACCCCGGTCACCTCGGTGCCGGTCCGCACGTCCACGCCGCGCAGCAGCGCGCGCTCGTGCACCGCGTCCGCCAGCCGGCGGATGCCGCCCGACACGTGCCACGCGCCGAAGGTCTGCTCGACGTAGGGAACCACGGCCAGTGCCGCGGGCGCCCGCCGCGGGTCGGACCCGGTGTAGGTCGCGTAGCGGTCGAGCAGCATCCGCAGCCGCGGGTCGCGCAGGTGCTTGCGGCCGATGGCACGCAGCGACGACCACGGCGCGACCGTGCGGACGTCGGACGTACGTCGCGCGAGCCGGAGCAGGTCGCGAGGGCCCTCCAGGGGCGACTCGAGGAAGGGACCGCGCGTGACCTGCCAGACCTGGTGCGCCCGGTCGAGGAAGCCCGCCCAGTCCTCGCCCGCGCCGGATCCCAGGGCGGCGTCCATCGCCGCGACGGTCCGGGCGCGCGACGCGTTGGGCACGTCGAGCCACACCGGCCCGCCGTCGCCGACCCCGTTCAGCCCCGGGAAGCGGTAGCGGAACGCCGGGTCGACCTCGACCAGGTCGAGCGAGTCCTCGATCGGCCGGCCGGTCTTGACGAACAGGTCGCGGTAGACGGCGGGCAGCGTCAGCAGTGATGGGCCGGTGTCGAACACGAAGCCGTCCCGCTCGACGGTGCCGACCTTGCCCCCGACGCGGTCCGACTGCTCGCACACGACGACGTCGTGGCCGGCGGTGGCCAGCCGGGCGGCGACTGCGAGCCCGCCCATCCCGGCTCCGACGACGACGACCCGGGCCACGCCGTGACCTTACGGCCCGCTGACCGGCCCGCGAGTCACCGGCGGCCCGGCCCCTGCGGCCGTACGGTGAGGGACGTGGGCCGCACCCGCACGCTGCTCGGCGCCCTGGCCGGGCTGGTCGCCGCCGGCGTCGCGCTGGGCGTCGCCGAGCTGGTGGCGGCGCTGCTGCGCCCGGAGGCGTCGCCGGTGGTCGCGATCGGGGGCAGCGTCATCGACGCCACCCCGGCCTGGCTCAAGGACTGGGCGGTCACGACGTTCGGGACGAACGACAAGCCGGTCCTGGTCGGGTCGATCCTCGTCGTGCTCGTGCTGCTCGCTCTCGTCACCGGCGCCGTGACCGTGCGACGCCAGGGCGCCGGGCTGGCGGGCGTGGCCGCCCTGGGTCTGGTCGGCGCCGCCGCGGCGGCGACCCGCCCGGAGGGCAGGTTCCTCGACCCGCTGCCGTCGGTCGCGGGAGCCGCGGCCGGGGCCATCGCGCTCGTCCTCCTGCTGCGCCCGCTCACCGACCACGACCCGGACGCGCCGCTCGCCGACGAGAGCCGCCGCCAGGTGCTCGTCGGGCTGCTGGCGGCCGGCTCGGTCGCCGTGGTCGCCGGGACCTTCGGCCGGCTGGTCACCCGCCGTCGCGAGGGTGTGACGGCGAGCCGGGCCGCGGTGCGGCTCCCGGCGCCGGTTGCGGCGGCGGAGCCGCTGCCGCGGGCCACCGAGCTGCCGGTGGGCGGCCTCTCGCCCTTCACGACGCCGAACGACGACTTCTACCGGATCGACACCGCGCTGGTCGTCCCGCAGGTGCGCACCGAGGACTGGGAGCTGCGGGTCCACGGGATGGTGGACCGCGAGCTGCGGCTGTCCTGGCGCGACCTGCTGGCCCGCGACCTGGTCGAGTCCGACATCACCCTCACCTGCGTCTCGAACGAGGTCGGCGGGTCGTACGTCGGCAACGCGCGCTGGCTGGGTGCCCGGCTCGCGGACCTGCTGACCGAGGCCGGCGTGCGCGCCGACCCCGACATGATCCTGTCGCGCTCCGCGGACGGGATGACGATCGGCACCCCGACCTCCGTGGTCATGGACGGCCGGGACGCCCTGCTCGCGGTCGGGATGAACGGTGAGCCGCTCCCGGTGCTGCACGGGTTCCCGTGCCGGATGGTGGTGCCGGGTCTCTACGGCTACGTGTCGGCCACCAAGTGGCTGGTCGACCTCGAGCTCACCCGCTTCGACCGCGCCAAGGCCTACTGGACCGAGCGCGGCTGGGCCGAGAAGGGGCCGATCCGCACGATGTCGCGGATCGACACCCCGCGGACGTTCGACCGGGTCGCGGCCGGCCGGGTCGCGGTCGCGGGGGTCGCGTGGGCGCAGCACCGCGGGATCGAGGCGGTCGAGGTGCGGGTCGACAGCGGCCCGTGGCAGCAGGCCCGGCTCGCCGACGTGCCGTCGGCGGACACCTGGCGGCAGTGGGTCTGGTCGTGGGACGCCCGGCCCGGTGCGCACACCCTCGAGGTGCGCGCGACCGACGCCGACGGCATGACGCAGCCGGAGCGGCAGCGCGACCCGTTCCCGTCCGGCGCCACCGGCTGGCACGCCGTGACGGTGCGGGTCGGCTAGCGGTCCTCGACAGGGGCTGGGGGCTAGCGACGGGCCAGGGCCAGCACGTCGTCGACCTGCGCGCGCCCGATCTCGACCTCGGGGGCCGGGAAGAGGCCGATGCTGTGCGCGCCGGCCTCCTCGAGGAGGGTCAGGTGGGCCGCGGCGTCGTCGAGCGTGCCGACCGGGCCGATCTCCAGCCACCAGTCGTCGGGCATCGCCATGATCCCGTCGAGACCCTTGTCCCGGTGCAGGGCGATGAGGTCGTCGGCGAAGGGCATCGCCATCACACCCGCGTTGGGCGCGTCGAGGACGTCGCCGAGCCAGGGCGCCATGGTGCGCCGCGCGGTGTCGCGGTCGCGGTCCACGCACAGCGGTGCGAACACCGCGACGTGGAACGGGTCCGGGTGTCCGGCCTGCTCGAGCGCGAGCCGGACGTACGTCGGCGAGGCGGGCTCCGCGAGCACGACGCCGCCGGCCACCCGGCCGGCGAGCGCCAGCGACTTCGGGCCGCGGACCCCGGCCAGGACGGGCGGTGGGTCGACCGGTGCCTGGTCGAGCGCCACGTCGCGCAGCTGCACCTCGCGGCCCTCCATCGACACCGTCTCGCCGGCGAGCAACCGGGTGACCGCGGTGATGACCTCGTCGAGCGTCGTGAGAGGCGACGGGGTGCGGGCACCCATCTGCGCCATCCACTCCTGCACGCCGTGCCCGATGCCGGGCAGGACCCGCCCCGGCCCGAGCCCACACAGGGTCGCGATCTCCATGGCGGTCACTGCGGCGTTGCGCGCGACGGCCGGCAGGATGCCCAGCCCGACCTGCAGCCGGTCGGTCACGGCGAGCGCAGCCGCGGCGAGGCTGACGCCGCCGGTGTAGAAGCAGTCCTCGATCAGCCACAGCTGGTCGGCGCCGCCCTCGTCGAGCCGTCTGGCCATCTCGGTCAGGAGCGACGGCGGGTAGGTGCGCTGGAAGCACATGCCGGTGGCGGCGCGAGAGGTCACGGCTCCGACCGTAGCCCCGCGACCCGACGCCCCCGTGCCCGCAGCGTGCCGGCCCGGTGGCCCCGCACCGAGCTCGCGACCAGCCAGCCGAAGGTCGCCACCGACGCGGGGTGGGCCAGCGCGTCCGGCCAGACCCGGCTGCCCACGCGACGGCCGACGAGCACCCGGCCGAGCACCGCGGCGACGTACCCCACGAGGCCGGTGCGCGAGCCGCGGAGGGCGGCGAGCGGCGGGAGGACGTACGTCGCCGCGAGCCCCCCGGTGACGGCCACC
Above is a genomic segment from Actinomycetes bacterium containing:
- a CDS encoding molybdopterin-dependent oxidoreductase — its product is MGRTRTLLGALAGLVAAGVALGVAELVAALLRPEASPVVAIGGSVIDATPAWLKDWAVTTFGTNDKPVLVGSILVVLVLLALVTGAVTVRRQGAGLAGVAALGLVGAAAAATRPEGRFLDPLPSVAGAAAGAIALVLLLRPLTDHDPDAPLADESRRQVLVGLLAAGSVAVVAGTFGRLVTRRREGVTASRAAVRLPAPVAAAEPLPRATELPVGGLSPFTTPNDDFYRIDTALVVPQVRTEDWELRVHGMVDRELRLSWRDLLARDLVESDITLTCVSNEVGGSYVGNARWLGARLADLLTEAGVRADPDMILSRSADGMTIGTPTSVVMDGRDALLAVGMNGEPLPVLHGFPCRMVVPGLYGYVSATKWLVDLELTRFDRAKAYWTERGWAEKGPIRTMSRIDTPRTFDRVAAGRVAVAGVAWAQHRGIEAVEVRVDSGPWQQARLADVPSADTWRQWVWSWDARPGAHTLEVRATDADGMTQPERQRDPFPSGATGWHAVTVRVG
- the crtI gene encoding phytoene desaturase family protein translates to MARVVVVGAGMGGLAVAARLATAGHDVVVCEQSDRVGGKVGTVERDGFVFDTGPSLLTLPAVYRDLFVKTGRPIEDSLDLVEVDPAFRYRFPGLNGVGDGGPVWLDVPNASRARTVAAMDAALGSGAGEDWAGFLDRAHQVWQVTRGPFLESPLEGPRDLLRLARRTSDVRTVAPWSSLRAIGRKHLRDPRLRMLLDRYATYTGSDPRRAPAALAVVPYVEQTFGAWHVSGGIRRLADAVHERALLRGVDVRTGTEVTGVLVEGGRAAGVELADGQRIAADVVVSDADATHLYGDLVQRTVAASARRRLARATPSLSGFVLLLAVRGRTPELAHHTVL
- a CDS encoding LLM class flavin-dependent oxidoreductase; translated protein: MTSRAATGMCFQRTYPPSLLTEMARRLDEGGADQLWLIEDCFYTGGVSLAAAALAVTDRLQVGLGILPAVARNAAVTAMEIATLCGLGPGRVLPGIGHGVQEWMAQMGARTPSPLTTLDEVITAVTRLLAGETVSMEGREVQLRDVALDQAPVDPPPVLAGVRGPKSLALAGRVAGGVVLAEPASPTYVRLALEQAGHPDPFHVAVFAPLCVDRDRDTARRTMAPWLGDVLDAPNAGVMAMPFADDLIALHRDKGLDGIMAMPDDWWLEIGPVGTLDDAAAHLTLLEEAGAHSIGLFPAPEVEIGRAQVDDVLALARR